GCGCCCGTCATCGTCCATGACGACGACGATCTCGCCGCGCTCGAAAGCACGGATCGCTTCGACGATCTTCTTCTGGTCGTAAGGCATACGTGCTCGCTTCGCTCGCAAGGGAGTAGGGGAATAGGGCAGTAAGGGAGTAGGGAAAAGCAAAAAGTTTGGGGTCAGGGCGCGACGTAGCCCACGGCCCTACTGCCTTACTCCCCTACTCCCTTCCCTGTCTGTCCTCTGTGCCGCAGATAATGATCCGCTATCGCGCAGGCAACCATGGCCTCGCCGATCGGAACGGCGCGGATGCCGACGCACGGATCGTGGCGGCCCTTGGTCATCACCTCGACGTCCTTGCCGTCCTTGTCGATGGACTTGCGCGGGGTCAGGATCGATGAGGTCGGCTTGACGGCGAAGCGGGCGACGATCGCCTGGCCGGTCGAGATGCCGCCAAGGATGCCGCCGGCATTGTTGGACAAAAACACCGGCTTGCCGTCATTGCCGATGCGCATCTCGTCGGCGTTCTGCTCGCCGGTGATGCGGGCGGCCTCGAAGCCGTTGCCGATCTCGACGCCCTTGACCGCGTTGATCGACATCAGGCCCGACGCGATGTCCTGGTCGAGCTTGGCGTAGATCGGCGCGCCGAGGCCCGCCGGCACGCCCTCGGCAACGATCTCGATCACCGCGCCGACGGAGGAGCCGGCCTTGCGGATGCCGTCGAGATAGGCCGCGAAGACCGGGACCGAGGCCGGATCGGGGGTGAAAAACGGGTTCTCGGCATCACCGACGAAATTCCAGTTCCAGTTGGCGCGGTCGATCGACTTTTCGCCCATCGAGACCAGCGCGCCGCGCACCACCATGCCCGGCACCACCTTGCGCGCCAGCGCGCCGGCCGCCACCCGCGCCGCCGTCTCGCGCGCCGAGGAACGGCCGCCGCCGCGATGGTCGCGCAGGCCGTATTTGACCTCATAGGTGTAGTCGGCATGGCCCGGCCGGTACT
The window above is part of the Mesorhizobium sp. WSM4904 genome. Proteins encoded here:
- the aroC gene encoding chorismate synthase; this translates as MSHNTFGHLFRVTTWGESHGTALGCVVDGCPPGIRFKREDIQAELDRRRPGQSRFVTQRREPDEVKILSGFILDEDGETMITTGTPVSMLIENVDQRSKDYGEIARQYRPGHADYTYEVKYGLRDHRGGGRSSARETAARVAAGALARKVVPGMVVRGALVSMGEKSIDRANWNWNFVGDAENPFFTPDPASVPVFAAYLDGIRKAGSSVGAVIEIVAEGVPAGLGAPIYAKLDQDIASGLMSINAVKGVEIGNGFEAARITGEQNADEMRIGNDGKPVFLSNNAGGILGGISTGQAIVARFAVKPTSSILTPRKSIDKDGKDVEVMTKGRHDPCVGIRAVPIGEAMVACAIADHYLRHRGQTGKGVGE